A portion of the uncultured Bacteroides sp. genome contains these proteins:
- a CDS encoding DUF4435 domain-containing protein — translation MAKTLIENLNSSYFTAAHQLYSKKVRRKIVAYVESYDDVAFWRMLLEEFETDEYYFEVMLPSSTSLSKGKKMVLMNILNVDELGKSLIACVDSDYDFLLQGATDTSRKINESKYVLQTYTYAIENYYCYADALHEVCVQSTLNDKRLFDFNDFMKRYSQIAYPLFLWSVWFYRQHDTHTFPMNDFNSYVRIRDFNFRHPEYSLERMQKEVSTKLVQLQRSFSRLIPQIDALAAELKQLGLLPETTYLYIQGHHIMDNVVLKLLAPVCAALRRERELEIQRLAEHEQQYHNELTSYENSQINVEVMLRRNAKYKELYLYKSLQDDVRAFMKSK, via the coding sequence ATGGCTAAAACATTGATTGAAAATTTGAATTCCTCTTATTTTACTGCTGCTCATCAGCTATATTCTAAGAAGGTTCGTCGTAAAATAGTAGCCTATGTTGAGAGTTATGATGATGTTGCTTTTTGGCGCATGTTGCTTGAGGAGTTTGAAACCGATGAATATTATTTTGAGGTAATGCTTCCATCTTCCACATCCTTGTCGAAAGGTAAAAAGATGGTGTTGATGAATATATTGAATGTGGATGAGTTAGGCAAAAGTCTTATTGCATGCGTAGATAGTGATTATGACTTCTTGCTTCAGGGCGCTACAGATACTTCTCGTAAGATAAATGAGAGTAAATATGTTCTCCAAACCTACACTTATGCCATTGAGAATTATTATTGCTATGCCGATGCTCTTCACGAGGTATGTGTGCAGTCTACTTTAAACGATAAGCGATTATTTGATTTTAATGATTTTATGAAGCGCTATTCTCAAATAGCCTATCCGCTGTTTTTGTGGTCCGTGTGGTTCTACCGTCAGCATGACACACACACCTTTCCTATGAACGACTTCAACTCATATGTGAGGATACGAGATTTTAATTTTAGGCATCCTGAATATTCCTTAGAGAGAATGCAAAAAGAAGTGTCAACAAAGCTTGTTCAATTGCAACGTTCTTTTTCACGTCTTATTCCTCAGATAGATGCTTTGGCAGCAGAACTGAAGCAATTGGGTTTGCTTCCTGAAACGACCTACCTTTATATACAAGGACATCATATTATGGATAATGTAGTGCTGAAACTATTAGCACCTGTTTGTGCGGCATTGAGAAGAGAACGAGAACTAGAAATACAAAGATTGGCAGAGCACGAGCAACAGTATCACAATGAATTGACCAGCTATGAAAATAGTCAGATCAATGTGGAGGTGATGCTTAGAAGAAATGCTAAATACAAGGAGCTCTATCTTTATAAAAGCTTGCAAGATGATGTGCGGGCGTTTATGAAAAGCAAATAA
- a CDS encoding AraC family transcriptional regulator has protein sequence MNVTQSQIIHEITPLSDKDCFYIAERYKTEFTYPIHNHVEFELNFTEKAAGVRRIVGDSVEVIGDYDLVLITGKELEHVWEQHECCSKEIREITIQFSSDLFFKNFINKNQFDSIREMLERAQKGLSFPMPAILKVYGMLDTLASEKQGFYAVVKFLTILYELSLYVDKAHTLSSSSFAKIGIHADSRRVQKVQEYINAHYKEEVRLNQLADMVGMTPVSFSRFFKLRTGKNLSDYIIDIRLGFATRLLVDSTMSIAEICYDCGFNNLSNFNRIFKKKKECSPKEFRENYRKKKKLI, from the coding sequence ATGAATGTAACACAAAGTCAGATTATTCATGAAATAACACCGCTGTCGGATAAAGATTGTTTCTATATAGCCGAACGATATAAGACGGAGTTTACTTATCCCATTCACAACCATGTCGAATTTGAACTCAACTTTACAGAAAAAGCGGCTGGGGTGAGACGAATTGTAGGCGATTCTGTAGAGGTGATCGGAGATTATGATTTAGTCTTGATTACAGGAAAGGAACTGGAACATGTCTGGGAACAACATGAATGTTGCTCTAAAGAAATTCGTGAAATCACCATTCAGTTCTCTTCCGATTTGTTTTTTAAGAACTTTATTAATAAGAATCAATTTGATTCTATCAGAGAGATGCTTGAACGGGCTCAGAAGGGACTAAGCTTTCCTATGCCTGCCATCCTCAAAGTATATGGCATGCTGGACACGTTGGCCTCTGAAAAGCAAGGTTTTTATGCGGTGGTTAAGTTCCTTACAATTCTTTATGAACTTTCTCTTTATGTTGACAAGGCGCATACATTGTCCAGTTCATCTTTTGCGAAGATAGGTATACATGCCGATAGTCGTAGAGTGCAAAAAGTACAAGAGTATATTAATGCTCACTACAAAGAGGAAGTGCGTCTGAATCAATTGGCCGATATGGTAGGGATGACCCCTGTTTCTTTTAGCCGTTTTTTCAAACTGCGCACGGGCAAAAATCTTTCCGATTATATCATTGATATTCGCCTAGGTTTCGCCACTCGATTGCTGGTCGATTCTACCATGTCCATAGCCGAGATCTGTTACGATTGCGGGTTTAATAATCTCTCTAACTTTAATCGCATCTTCAAGAAAAAGAAAGAATGTTCTCCCAAGGAGTTTAGAGAAAACTATCGGAAGAAGAAAAAACTTATTTAG
- a CDS encoding aldo/keto reductase encodes MITPIYSPDPKRYNCGMKYRRCGKSGILLPELSLGLWHNFGSVDSFENSIKMAHCAFDNGITHFDLANNYGPSFGSAEETFGEIMKKSFMPYRDELFISTKAGHEMWAGPYGEWGSRKHLISSLDQSLKRMNLEYVDIFYSHRYDPVTPLEETLQALVDIVRQGKALYVGISKYPKEAAEFAYKYLKEREIHCLLYQGRYNMFNREPEEDILQQTKANGSGFIAFSPLAQGLLTNRYINGIPQDSRIARGGFLKEEQLTEVVLKKIKALNEIAAQRGQTLAEMALAWVLKDDLVTSVIIGASSVNQLKDNLKAIENCVFSPEELEKINAVLA; translated from the coding sequence ATGATAACCCCTATTTATTCACCTGACCCCAAAAGATATAACTGCGGAATGAAATATCGCAGATGTGGCAAAAGTGGAATTCTGCTACCCGAACTGTCATTAGGCCTATGGCATAATTTTGGCAGCGTTGATTCTTTTGAAAATAGTATAAAAATGGCGCATTGCGCTTTCGACAATGGTATCACTCATTTCGATCTGGCTAATAACTACGGCCCTTCTTTTGGCTCTGCGGAAGAGACTTTCGGCGAAATCATGAAGAAATCATTCATGCCTTATCGGGACGAACTCTTTATCTCCACAAAAGCCGGACACGAAATGTGGGCGGGACCTTACGGAGAATGGGGTTCTCGCAAACACCTGATCAGTAGTTTGGATCAAAGTCTGAAACGCATGAACCTGGAATATGTTGATATCTTCTATTCTCATCGTTATGATCCCGTCACTCCGCTCGAAGAGACATTACAAGCCTTAGTAGATATCGTCCGTCAAGGAAAAGCACTCTATGTTGGTATCTCCAAATATCCTAAAGAAGCAGCAGAATTTGCTTACAAGTATCTCAAAGAGAGAGAAATTCATTGCCTGCTTTATCAAGGGAGATATAATATGTTCAACCGTGAACCTGAAGAGGATATTCTGCAACAAACAAAAGCTAACGGTAGCGGGTTCATCGCCTTTTCACCGCTGGCACAAGGGCTTCTGACCAACAGATACATCAATGGCATCCCTCAGGACTCCAGAATAGCTCGCGGAGGTTTTTTGAAAGAGGAACAGCTAACCGAAGTAGTATTGAAGAAAATCAAGGCACTGAATGAGATAGCGGCACAACGTGGACAAACACTGGCCGAAATGGCACTAGCTTGGGTTCTGAAAGATGATTTGGTAACTTCCGTCATCATCGGGGCAAGTTCCGTAAATCAGCTAAAGGATAACTTAAAAGCAATTGAGAATTGCGTTTTCTCTCCGGAAGAGCTAGAGAAAATCAATGCAGTCTTAGCATAA
- a CDS encoding beta-mannosidase: protein MAKQISLLILLIVLSGLCFAKKPSTISPFIRIENGSFLWNNRPYSYVGTNFWYGAILASEGEGGNRQRLHKELDYLKKIGINNLRVLVGADGNRGVTAKVEPTLQIAPGVYNDTILAGLDYLLAEMGKRKMVAVLYLNNSWEWSGGYGQYLEWTGYGKAVVPAVDGWPAYMNYVKQYQQSDSAKTLFANYVRDIITRVNRYTHIKYVDDPTIMSWQIGNEPRAFSDENKPSFAAWMADVAALIKSLDKNHLVSTGSEGKHGCEQDIALFEKIHADKNVDYMNIHIWPYNWGWVTKDSLQEKIEIAKEKTKKYIDEHLVVAEKYNKPLVLEEFGFPRDSFQFSKESSTTVRDDYYAYVFHLITDKAASNRLLSGCNFWGWGGFANPSIKHVYWKKGDDYTGDPAQEEQGLNSVFATDTTVDIIKTANNKLK, encoded by the coding sequence ATGGCAAAACAAATATCATTATTGATTCTTCTTATTGTCTTATCGGGCTTGTGCTTTGCAAAAAAACCGTCCACTATTTCTCCTTTTATCCGTATCGAAAACGGAAGCTTTTTATGGAATAATAGACCTTATTCTTATGTAGGAACAAATTTCTGGTATGGTGCCATCTTGGCTTCCGAAGGAGAAGGAGGCAACCGGCAACGACTTCATAAAGAACTTGATTATCTGAAAAAAATAGGGATTAACAACCTGCGTGTGTTGGTAGGCGCTGATGGCAATCGTGGTGTTACAGCCAAAGTAGAACCCACACTGCAAATAGCTCCCGGAGTATATAATGATACTATTTTAGCCGGTCTAGACTATCTGTTGGCTGAAATGGGCAAAAGAAAAATGGTGGCTGTGCTTTACTTGAATAATTCTTGGGAGTGGAGCGGTGGATACGGGCAGTACCTGGAATGGACGGGTTATGGAAAAGCTGTTGTGCCTGCTGTAGATGGGTGGCCGGCCTATATGAATTATGTGAAACAATATCAGCAATCGGATAGTGCAAAGACTTTGTTTGCGAATTATGTGCGAGACATAATCACACGTGTCAATAGGTATACTCATATAAAATATGTGGATGATCCGACAATTATGTCTTGGCAGATTGGTAATGAACCTCGCGCTTTTTCAGATGAAAACAAACCTTCTTTTGCAGCATGGATGGCAGATGTGGCTGCACTGATTAAATCTTTGGATAAAAATCATCTAGTTTCAACGGGTAGTGAAGGCAAACATGGCTGCGAACAAGATATTGCTTTGTTTGAGAAGATTCATGCTGATAAAAATGTGGATTATATGAATATCCATATTTGGCCTTACAACTGGGGATGGGTGACGAAAGATAGTTTACAGGAAAAAATAGAGATAGCAAAAGAAAAAACGAAGAAATATATTGATGAACATTTGGTCGTTGCTGAGAAATATAATAAACCATTGGTGCTCGAAGAATTCGGCTTTCCCCGGGATAGCTTCCAATTTTCAAAAGAAAGTAGCACGACTGTACGAGATGATTATTATGCGTATGTCTTTCATTTAATCACTGACAAAGCAGCTTCCAACAGATTACTTTCCGGATGTAATTTTTGGGGATGGGGAGGCTTTGCCAATCCTTCCATTAAACATGTATATTGGAAGAAGGGAGATGATTATACCGGTGATCCTGCTCAGGAAGAACAAGGACTGAATTCTGTGTTTGCTACAGATACTACTGTTGATATAATAAAAACTGCAAATAATAAACTGAAGTAA
- a CDS encoding TonB-dependent receptor: MAQQTHVTGTITDANDGSPMIGANVLVKGTTTGTISDISGGFSINVPAGKTVLVVSCIGYKTQEITIKPGQKSFNISLKEDTELLDEVVVVGYGTMKKSDLSGASVSMSEDKIKGSVITNLDQSFQGRAAGVTAVSTSGAPGSSSSIRVRGQSTILAGAEPLYVIDGVIVQGGGQKGSDFGLGDALGNGAVSTISPLSTINPSDILSMEILKDASATAIYGAQGSNGVVLITTKRGKAGEAKFTYDGMFAVQRQTKRLDMMNLREYAEFYNDLVSTVQLEGDNYYADPSLLGAGTNWQDAVFQTALQQQHQISAQGGTEKIKYYVSASYMDQDGTLIGSNFNRYSFRTNLDSQLKEWLKIGLSATYSATAEDLKLADSDQGIINYSLQTIPDIPIYDIDGNYATIVREGYTNPNPIALALKDDILLDRQKLTGNIFFDISPIKKLVWHAELGYDISSSKGERYKPMIDLGTWKRQSNESGIQKNSSTFWQLKNYVTYTDNIQDHHFTAMIGQECWESNNDFTSIFNTGLPSDEVHNPALGSGTPTINAGFGSSSMASFFTRLTYNYAERYLATYTYRYDGSSNFGPNNRWAGFHSLAGSWRFSNEKFFEPLKGVVSNGKLRLGWGQTGNSNIGGYKWGTTISRMPSGLGMGYRPANIPNTSIKWEAQEQWNVGIDLSLFQDRVNLTADWYKKVSTDMLMPLQLPSYMGTSGNGSSALAAPYGNYGNIENKGIEFSLNTRPVIGNFQWDSDFQISFNKNKLRGLAGTSSGQIVGYGQWSDVVSVSRIGESLFNFYGYVCDGVYKDLEDLQASAKPEKYPADGVFNRANTVWVGDMKYKDLSGPDGKPDGVINDYDKTNIGSPMPDFTFGWTNTFRYKNFDLSVFINGSYGNKVFNYLGMKLTHMNTAWSNQLNTIADRAQLVPIDPNKAYANGGKWYDDVTNVRVNNPNTSIPRPSIQDPNDNDRISDRYIEDGSYIRLKNITLGYTFPNSMIKKVGLGSLRLYANIQNLLTITKYDGYDPEIGINTANANVYGLDNGRYPSPTVYSFGLNVSF, translated from the coding sequence ATGGCCCAACAAACCCATGTTACCGGTACAATTACCGATGCGAACGATGGTTCTCCGATGATTGGCGCCAATGTACTGGTGAAAGGTACTACTACGGGTACTATTTCTGATATAAGCGGAGGTTTTAGTATAAATGTTCCGGCTGGTAAAACCGTTCTTGTTGTTTCTTGTATAGGCTATAAAACCCAGGAAATAACAATTAAACCCGGACAGAAAAGCTTCAATATTTCGCTGAAAGAAGATACTGAACTGCTTGATGAAGTAGTAGTGGTAGGTTATGGCACAATGAAAAAGAGTGATCTTTCTGGTGCTTCAGTCTCTATGAGTGAAGATAAAATTAAAGGTTCGGTGATAACAAATCTTGATCAATCTTTTCAGGGGCGTGCAGCGGGTGTGACTGCTGTTTCGACTTCCGGTGCTCCGGGATCTTCTTCTTCTATCCGTGTTCGTGGTCAGTCTACTATCCTTGCCGGTGCAGAACCTCTATATGTAATTGATGGTGTGATTGTGCAAGGAGGAGGACAAAAAGGGTCTGATTTTGGATTAGGAGATGCTCTTGGTAATGGTGCGGTTTCTACCATCTCACCGTTATCGACCATTAACCCTTCGGATATTTTATCTATGGAAATCTTGAAGGATGCATCTGCTACTGCAATCTATGGTGCACAGGGCTCTAATGGCGTTGTCTTAATTACGACCAAGCGTGGTAAAGCAGGTGAAGCTAAATTCACTTATGATGGCATGTTTGCTGTTCAGCGTCAGACAAAGCGTTTGGATATGATGAATCTTCGCGAATATGCTGAATTTTATAATGATCTGGTATCTACCGTCCAATTAGAAGGAGATAACTATTATGCTGATCCTTCTTTACTTGGAGCAGGAACTAACTGGCAAGATGCCGTTTTTCAGACAGCTCTGCAACAGCAACATCAAATATCAGCGCAAGGTGGAACAGAGAAAATAAAATATTATGTATCAGCTTCTTATATGGATCAAGATGGTACTTTAATTGGCTCAAACTTTAATCGTTATTCCTTCCGAACCAACCTGGATAGTCAGTTGAAGGAATGGTTGAAAATAGGTTTGAGTGCTACTTATTCAGCTACTGCTGAAGATTTAAAGTTGGCAGATAGCGATCAAGGTATTATTAATTATTCTTTGCAAACCATTCCTGATATTCCGATCTATGATATAGATGGGAATTATGCGACGATAGTTCGCGAAGGTTACACTAATCCAAACCCTATTGCTCTGGCTTTAAAGGATGATATCTTGCTAGATCGTCAAAAATTGACGGGAAATATTTTCTTTGATATCTCTCCGATTAAAAAATTGGTATGGCATGCTGAATTAGGCTACGATATCAGTTCATCAAAAGGTGAACGCTATAAACCAATGATAGATTTAGGTACATGGAAACGCCAAAGTAATGAAAGCGGCATTCAGAAGAATAGTAGTACTTTCTGGCAATTGAAGAATTATGTGACTTATACTGATAATATTCAGGATCATCATTTTACAGCTATGATTGGTCAGGAATGTTGGGAGTCTAATAATGACTTTACTAGCATCTTTAATACAGGACTTCCTTCTGATGAAGTTCATAACCCAGCTTTGGGTTCAGGAACTCCGACTATTAATGCTGGTTTCGGTAGTTCTTCAATGGCTTCTTTCTTTACTCGTTTGACATATAATTATGCAGAACGTTATTTGGCCACATATACTTATCGCTACGATGGTTCTTCTAATTTCGGTCCCAATAATCGTTGGGCAGGCTTTCATTCATTAGCTGGGTCTTGGCGCTTTTCTAATGAAAAATTCTTTGAACCTTTGAAAGGAGTAGTGAGCAACGGTAAATTACGTTTAGGTTGGGGACAAACCGGTAATTCCAATATAGGTGGCTATAAATGGGGTACTACAATTTCAAGAATGCCTTCAGGATTGGGTATGGGATATCGTCCGGCTAATATTCCAAATACATCTATTAAATGGGAAGCTCAAGAACAGTGGAATGTCGGTATTGATTTATCTTTATTTCAGGATCGCGTTAATTTAACAGCCGACTGGTATAAGAAAGTGTCTACTGATATGTTGATGCCTTTACAATTACCATCTTATATGGGTACATCAGGTAATGGTTCTTCTGCATTAGCAGCTCCTTATGGTAACTATGGTAACATTGAAAATAAAGGTATAGAATTTTCTTTGAATACGCGTCCTGTTATAGGTAACTTCCAATGGGATTCTGATTTCCAGATTTCTTTTAATAAAAATAAATTGAGAGGACTTGCGGGAACATCCAGTGGACAGATTGTGGGTTATGGGCAATGGTCAGATGTGGTTAGTGTCTCAAGGATAGGTGAATCATTGTTTAACTTTTATGGTTATGTTTGTGATGGCGTTTACAAAGATTTGGAGGATTTACAGGCATCTGCAAAACCTGAAAAATATCCGGCCGACGGAGTCTTTAATCGGGCAAATACAGTTTGGGTGGGTGATATGAAATATAAAGATCTCAGTGGACCTGATGGAAAACCAGATGGTGTAATAAATGACTATGATAAGACCAATATCGGTTCTCCAATGCCCGATTTTACATTTGGTTGGACTAATACATTTCGTTATAAGAACTTTGATTTGTCAGTCTTTATTAATGGCTCTTATGGAAATAAAGTTTTCAATTACTTGGGTATGAAGTTGACACATATGAATACTGCATGGAGTAATCAATTGAATACCATAGCGGATCGTGCGCAACTAGTTCCGATTGATCCGAACAAGGCATACGCTAATGGTGGAAAATGGTATGATGACGTAACGAATGTGAGAGTTAATAATCCAAATACTTCTATTCCTCGTCCCTCAATCCAAGACCCTAATGATAACGACCGTATCAGCGATCGTTACATAGAAGATGGCTCTTATATTCGTCTCAAGAATATTACTTTAGGTTATACATTTCCAAATAGTATGATAAAGAAAGTAGGTTTGGGAAGTTTGCGTCTATATGCCAATATCCAAAATCTATTAACGATCACCAAATACGATGGTTATGATCCTGAAATTGGGATTAACACAGCCAACGCCAATGTTTATGGCTTAGATAATGGACGTTATCCGTCACCGACGGTTTATTCATTCGGCCTAAATGTTTCTTTCTAA
- a CDS encoding mechanosensitive ion channel family protein, translated as MEVEYLLEKGQVLDSINTYLLSLGFSQPLADNLDQLIAVGLLLGLAFFADLICRTILLRVVTKLVKHTRATWDDIIFDRKVMINLSRMLAPILIYLLLPVVFPHDPDTITFLQRLCMIYIIATLLRFINELLLAMYHVYIEKEQFKDRPLKGLLQTVQVVLFFIGGIAIVSVLINKSPAVLLTGLGASAAILLLVFKDSIMGFVSGIQLSANNMLRVGDWIVMSKYGADGTVVEVTLNTVKVRNWDNTITTIPPYALVSDSFQNWRGMQESGGRRVKRSIKIDMNSVKFCTPEMLDKYRKIQLLKDYIDATEQIVGEYNQALNIDNSLLVNGRRQTNLGVFRAYLNNYLKNLPEVNKDMTCMVRHLQPTEQGIPMELYFFSSVKEWTAYESIQADIFDHVLAVVPEFELRVFQNPTGSDFRELKNPN; from the coding sequence ATGGAGGTAGAATACTTATTAGAGAAAGGTCAGGTTTTGGATAGTATAAATACGTATTTACTCTCTTTAGGCTTCAGCCAGCCTTTAGCTGATAACCTCGATCAATTGATTGCAGTTGGATTGCTTCTTGGACTCGCTTTTTTCGCAGATCTAATCTGTCGGACGATCCTTTTGAGAGTCGTTACGAAGTTGGTGAAGCATACGAGAGCGACATGGGATGATATTATCTTTGATCGGAAAGTGATGATCAATCTTAGTCGGATGCTGGCACCGATACTTATTTATCTCTTGTTGCCGGTTGTTTTTCCTCATGACCCGGATACGATAACTTTTCTGCAGCGTCTTTGCATGATCTATATCATAGCAACTTTACTTCGCTTTATCAACGAACTTCTTTTAGCAATGTATCATGTTTATATTGAGAAAGAGCAATTCAAGGATCGTCCTTTGAAAGGATTGTTGCAGACAGTACAGGTCGTTCTTTTCTTTATTGGAGGCATTGCCATTGTTAGCGTGCTGATCAATAAATCTCCGGCTGTATTACTCACTGGTTTGGGCGCCTCGGCGGCTATTCTCTTGCTGGTTTTCAAAGACAGTATCATGGGCTTTGTTTCGGGCATTCAGCTGTCTGCCAATAACATGCTTCGAGTAGGCGACTGGATTGTAATGTCGAAATATGGTGCAGATGGTACGGTTGTTGAAGTTACACTAAACACAGTGAAAGTACGTAATTGGGATAATACGATCACTACCATTCCGCCTTATGCTCTGGTTAGCGATTCTTTTCAGAACTGGCGTGGCATGCAGGAATCAGGTGGGAGGCGCGTTAAACGCTCTATTAAAATAGATATGAACAGTGTGAAATTTTGCACACCCGAAATGTTAGATAAGTATCGTAAAATTCAACTATTGAAAGACTACATTGACGCAACAGAACAAATTGTGGGTGAATATAATCAAGCTCTGAATATTGATAACTCTCTATTAGTGAATGGGCGCAGGCAAACCAATCTTGGTGTGTTTAGGGCGTATTTGAATAATTATCTGAAGAACCTTCCTGAAGTCAACAAAGATATGACTTGCATGGTTCGTCACTTACAACCCACCGAACAGGGGATACCGATGGAATTGTACTTCTTTTCTTCTGTGAAAGAATGGACTGCGTATGAAAGTATACAAGCGGACATCTTCGATCATGTTTTAGCTGTCGTTCCCGAGTTCGAACTTCGTGTATTTCAGAACCCTACCGGTAGCGACTTTAGGGAACTAAAGAACCCGAACTAA
- a CDS encoding AAA family ATPase, protein MEKQANYIKRIEIDKLWGRFNIAWNLRPDVNILSGINGVGKTTILNRSVNYLEYLSGEVKSDEKNGVRVSFDIPEAESIPYDVIRSYDRPLIMGDFTARMADKDVKSELDWQLYLLQRRYLDYQVNVGNRMIEMLASENEEQRRQATSLSHPKKRFQDMIDSLFSYTRKKIDRKRNDIAFHQDGELLFSYKLSSGEKQMLVILLTTLVQDNRHCVLFMDEPEASLHIEWQQKLIGMVRELNPNVQIILTTHSPAVIMEGWLDAVTEVSDISTQIEKPLGNK, encoded by the coding sequence ATGGAAAAACAAGCCAATTACATTAAGCGAATTGAGATTGATAAGCTGTGGGGCCGATTCAATATTGCATGGAACTTGCGGCCTGACGTAAATATCCTTTCCGGTATCAATGGAGTAGGGAAGACTACCATATTGAATAGATCGGTGAACTATCTCGAATATCTTTCGGGAGAGGTGAAGAGTGATGAGAAAAACGGAGTGCGTGTTTCTTTTGATATTCCTGAAGCTGAATCTATTCCTTATGATGTGATACGTAGTTATGATCGTCCCCTGATTATGGGCGATTTTACGGCTCGCATGGCCGACAAGGATGTGAAATCTGAGTTAGATTGGCAACTGTATCTTTTGCAACGTAGATATTTGGATTATCAGGTCAATGTAGGCAATCGGATGATTGAGATGTTGGCTAGTGAAAATGAAGAACAGCGCAGGCAAGCTACTTCTCTCTCACATCCCAAGAAGCGTTTTCAGGATATGATAGATTCCCTATTTAGCTATACTCGGAAAAAAATAGATCGAAAACGCAACGATATTGCCTTTCATCAAGATGGCGAGCTCTTGTTCTCCTACAAACTATCGTCGGGTGAGAAGCAGATGTTGGTCATTTTACTCACTACATTGGTACAGGATAATCGTCACTGTGTTCTCTTTATGGATGAACCTGAAGCTTCTCTGCATATTGAATGGCAGCAGAAGCTCATTGGAATGGTGCGCGAGTTGAACCCTAATGTACAGATAATATTGACTACCCATTCGCCTGCAGTAATAATGGAAGGCTGGTTGGATGCGGTAACGGAAGTAAGTGACATCTCTACACAGATAGAAAAGCCACTCGGAAATAAATAG
- a CDS encoding acetylxylan esterase codes for MNNIKYIIVGVLLSWGLVQSTSAQVRGNEIRVVVSPDHSDWKYNIGESNTFTIQVFRAQNLLKDVTIDYELGPEMYPAEIKKQILLKDGKLIVKGRMTEPGFLRCKVKAYVGERTYEGLATVAYQPEKITPFATSPEDFDAFWTTSLSEARKTALEPTMLLLPERCTETVNVYEVSFQNMRWGSRTYGILCMPKKEGKYPALLRVPGAGIRTYYGDIATASKGAITLDIGVHGISVTMTQDYYDKLVYGALFCYWDINKNNCDTFYYKRVFIGAVRAVDFICSLPQYNGKALGVTGSSQGGALSIVTAALDKRVTFFAAVHPAMCDLAASLKKRACGWPHYFYQKENPDKAELEITRYYDVVNFARRLSVLGWFSWGYNDDVCPPTSMYAAYNSVTSPKEFHPYLETGHYWYQEQYDEWNKWLWKQMGIE; via the coding sequence ATGAATAATATCAAGTACATAATAGTAGGAGTATTGCTGAGCTGGGGGCTTGTGCAATCTACTTCGGCTCAAGTGAGAGGAAATGAAATAAGGGTGGTGGTATCTCCTGATCACTCTGATTGGAAATATAACATTGGTGAAAGTAATACTTTCACGATACAAGTATTCAGGGCTCAGAATCTATTGAAAGACGTAACGATTGATTATGAATTAGGCCCTGAAATGTATCCTGCAGAGATAAAAAAGCAAATTTTGCTGAAGGATGGTAAATTGATCGTAAAAGGACGTATGACGGAGCCCGGTTTTCTGCGTTGCAAAGTCAAAGCTTATGTTGGTGAACGTACTTATGAGGGCTTGGCAACTGTAGCTTACCAACCGGAAAAAATCACTCCATTCGCTACTTCGCCCGAGGATTTTGACGCTTTCTGGACGACCTCATTGAGTGAAGCCCGCAAAACGGCACTTGAACCCACAATGCTGCTCTTACCCGAGCGCTGCACAGAAACGGTAAATGTATATGAAGTTAGTTTTCAGAATATGCGTTGGGGTTCTCGCACTTACGGCATTCTATGCATGCCCAAGAAAGAGGGGAAATATCCTGCTCTGTTACGTGTGCCGGGAGCAGGTATCCGTACGTATTATGGTGATATAGCGACAGCTTCCAAAGGAGCTATAACACTTGATATAGGAGTTCATGGAATTTCTGTAACGATGACTCAAGACTACTATGATAAATTAGTATATGGTGCCTTGTTCTGCTATTGGGATATAAATAAGAATAATTGCGATACATTCTATTATAAACGAGTATTTATAGGTGCTGTTCGTGCGGTCGATTTTATTTGTAGCTTACCCCAATACAATGGTAAAGCTTTAGGTGTAACCGGCTCTAGTCAGGGAGGCGCACTCTCCATCGTAACAGCAGCATTAGACAAACGTGTTACTTTCTTTGCAGCGGTACATCCGGCCATGTGCGATCTGGCTGCCTCTTTGAAGAAAAGAGCATGCGGCTGGCCTCATTATTTCTATCAAAAAGAAAACCCGGATAAAGCTGAGTTAGAGATAACCCGCTACTATGACGTTGTTAATTTTGCTCGTCGCTTATCAGTTCTTGGTTGGTTTAGCTGGGGCTATAATGATGATGTTTGCCCTCCAACTTCTATGTATGCAGCTTATAATAGCGTTACATCTCCTAAAGAATTTCATCCATATCTGGAGACTGGTCACTATTGGTATCAGGAGCAGTATGATGAATGGAATAAGTGGCTGTGGAAGCAGATGGGGATTGAATAA